In Vicugna pacos chromosome 10, VicPac4, whole genome shotgun sequence, the following proteins share a genomic window:
- the CDHR5 gene encoding cadherin-related family member 5: MRTWALLLPLLMATAQAQVCSVDKTVFEVKENTHSSEPLLDIYVPEGQQVTLGPSSTRFAFRIQGTQLFLNVTPDYEENSMLQAQLECKSGDTTVTQLRVFVSVLDVNDNAPQFPYVARVWKVPEDTKVNTTIIPETELEAQDLDKDDILFYTLQEVTLGASDFFSLMGTNRPALRLDQPLDFEKCRNMTFRLLVRDTQEENVEPSHTATATLVLEVQPADLRPPWFLPCTYSDAYVCIQAQYQGTVPIGHKLPGALVLQPGPIYAVDGDWAISQPIVYSFMKGHEDGTFSIDASTGNLTMSKSVPSPKTFLLVVKGEQADHGQYSVTQVTVEARDANGSLPRFPESLYRGTVARGSGVGVAVKDAAAPSQPLRIRAQDPEFPDLNSAITYQITNNSNFRMDGETVLTNALLMHIGVFYAEVEAKNTVTSGTATTVVEIQVSEQEPTPTGPPDPPTSPETAGTTRPSSSTTLEVPGPPAPSQGPSTTSSGGGPGPHPSSGTTLRPSASSMPGGPSSAGTSPSPTPASPSGGSAQTSKPGTSPLTSPGPSRTPWSSAGTSGAGGGSSTNKPSGDQRFSAVEMAALGGVLGALLLLALIALMVLVHKLYGHRLKCCSGKALEPQPQGFDNQAFLSKEANWAPAPSPSPRPGRPPTPEPVTPGPTSPSPATLHHVPESPAAARDGEDPAAVRSILTKERRPEGGYKAVWFGEDIGAEADVVVLNEPASEADGAGDSGSEGSGDTGSDAGPGRGTEDPPGAGSIYF; this comes from the exons ATGCGGACTTGGGCCCTGCTGCTCCCGCTGCTCATGGCCACAGCCCAGGCCCAGG TCTGCTCGGTGGACAAGACCGTCTTCGAAGTGAAGGAGAACACGCATTCCAGTGAGCCCCTGCTCGACATCTACGTCCCCGAGGGCCAGCAGGTGACCCTCGGACCCTCGTCCACTCGCTTCGCATTTCGAATCCAGGGGACTCAGCTGTTTCTCAACGTGACCCCTGACTATGAG GAGAACTCAATGCTGCAGGCACAACTGGAATGCAAAAGCGGTGACACCACG gtGACCCAGCTGAGGGTGTTTGTGTCTGTGCTGGATGTCAATGACAATGCGCCCCAGTTCCCGTATGTGGCCAGGGTCTGGAAGGTGCCTGAG gacaCTAAAGTGAATACCACCATCATCCCTGAGACAGAACTGGAGGCCCAGGACCTTGACAAAGATGACATCTTGTTCTACACCCTCCAGGAAGTGACTCTG GGTGCCAGTGACTTCTTCTCCCTGATGGGTACAAACCGCCCAGCCCTGCGGCTGGACCAGCCCCTGGACTTCGAAAAGTGTCGGAACATGACCTTCCGGCTGCTGGTGCGG GACACacaggaggagaatgtggagccCAGCCACACGGCCACAGCCACCTTGGTCCTGGAAGTGCAGCCTGCTGACCTGCGGCCCCCCTGGTTCCTGCCCTGCACCTACTCGGACGCTTACGTCTGCATCCAAGCCCAGTACCAGGGGACTGTGCCCATAGGCCACAAACTG CCAGGCGCCCTTGTCCTGCAGCCTGGGCCCATCTACGCCGTGGACGGGGACTGGGCCATCAGCCAGCCCATTGTCTACAGCTTCATGAAGG GACACGAGGACGGCACATTCTCCATTGATGCCAGCACAGGCAACCTCACCATGAGCAAGAGCGTCCCCAGCCCCAAGACCTTCCTTCTGGTGGTCAAG ggtgaGCAGGCAGACCACGGCCAGTACTCCGTGACCCAGGTCACGGTGGAGGCCCGAGATGCCAACGGGAGCCTGCCCCGCTTCCCCGAGAGCCTGTACCGCGGCACCGTGGCGCGTGGTTCTGGGGTGGGCGTGGCCGTCAAGGATGCAGCTGCCCCTTCCCAGCCTCTGAGGATCCGGGCCCAGGACCCTGAGTTTCCA GACCTCAACTCGGCCATCACGTATCAAATCACCAACAACTCCAACTTCCGAATGGACGGGGAGACAGTGCTGACCAACGCCTTGCTGATGCACATCGGCGTCTTCTATGcagag GTTGAGGCCAAGAACACGGTGACCTCAGGCACAGCGACTACAGTCGTGGAGATTCAAGTCTCAGAACAGGAGCCCACCCCCACAG GCCCCCCCGACCCCCCCACATCCCCAGAGACGGCCGGAACGACCAGACCCTCAAGCAGCACCACTTTGGAAGTCCCTGGGCCCCCTGCACCCTCTCAGGGGCCCTCCACGACCAGCTCTGGAGGGGGTCCTGGCCCGCACCCCTCCTCAGGCACAACTCTGAGGCCATCTGCCTCCTCCATGCCTGGGGGGCCCTCCAGTGCGGGAACCAGCCCCTCCCCAACACCAGCCTCACCCAGTGGGGGCTCAGCACAGACCTCGAAACCAGGAACCTCTCCGCTGACGTCCCCTGGGCCCAGCAGGACCCCCTGGTCCTCAG CAGGGAcgtctggggcaggaggaggcagcagtACAAACAAGCCAAGTGGGGACCAGCGCTTCTCAGCAGTGGAGATGGCGGCGCTGGGTGGGGTGCTGGGGGCGCTGCTCCTTCTGGCTCTGATCGCCCTCATGGTCCTGGTCCACAAGCTCTACGGCCACCGACTCAAGTGCTGCTCTGGCAAAGCTCTG GAGCCCCAGCCCCAAGGCTTTGACAACCAGGCTTTCCTCAGCAAGGAGGCTAACTGGGCACCGGCCCCTAGCCCCTCACCCAGACCCGGCCGGCCCCCAACCCCGGAGCCTGTGACCCCGGGGCCCAcgtcccccagccctgccaccctcCATCATGTCCCCGAGTCCCCAGCAGCGGCCCGGGATGGGGAAGACCCTGCAGCCGTCAGGTCCATCCTGACCAAGGAGCGGCGCCCTGAAGGTGGCTACAAGGCTGTGTGGTTTGGCGAGGACATCGGGGCAGAGGCCGACGTGGTGGTCCTCAACGAACCTGCCTCGGAAGCAGACGGCGCGGGCGACTCAGGCAGCGAGGGCAGCGGCGACACGGGCTCGGACGCAGGACCGGGCAGGGGTACGGAGGACCCGCCAGGCGCTGGCTCCATCTACTTCTAG
- the SCT gene encoding secretin produces MATRALLLLLLLLLLLLGGCTARPAPPRAPRHSDGTFTSELSRLRESAQLQRLLQGLVGKRSEQDTESSTAWTKSPESHLCLLWVDRPALQAWMPLRAPVDRAWSPQLLPGLRAGVMMSEPAIPAAEGPR; encoded by the exons ATGGCCACGCgggccctgctgctgctgctgctgctgctgctgctgttactcGGAGGCTGCACGGCGCGCCCCGCGCCCCCCAG GGCCCCGCGACACTCGGACGGGACGTTCACAAGCGAGCTCAGCCGCCTGCGTGAGAGCGCGCAGCTGCAGCGGCTTCTGCAGGGCCTGGTAGGGAAGCGCAG cgaGCAGGACACAGAGAGCAGCACCGCCTGGACCAAGTCCCCTGAGAGCCACCTCTGCCTGCTGTGGGTGGACAGGCCCGCCCTGCAGGCCTG GATGCCCCTGAGGGCCCCAGTGGACCGGGCCTGGTCTCCCCAGCTGCTTCCTGGACTGAGGGCTGGGGTCATGATGTCAGAGCCGGCCATCCCTGCTGCTGAGGGACCTAGATGA
- the IRF7 gene encoding interferon regulatory factor 7 produces the protein MAVAQDSGAPRVLFGDWLLAEVSSGRYEGLRWLDAARTRFRVPWKHFARKDLGEADSRIFKAWAVARGRWPPCSSGARSTNEDALRASWKTNFRCALRSTGRFVMLQDNSADPTDPHKVYMISPELGCRDPGVNQGEDKALEDTPLTRDGLLGPCQAADTGERPGHELAWLSPEPCTANPGEHAGDLLLQALQESSLEDHLLKAVLGADPIPLEAPAAGPPLAPEPRQLPDVELGTTPSSGACTPMAGEHPAGPRCSQVCLHKEPSLGALDLTIMYKGRTVLQEVVGRPGCVLLYGSPSLAAEAAEPQRVAFPSPAELPDQKQLHYTEKLLQHVAPGLQLELRGPWLWARRQGKCKVYWEVGGPLGSASPSTPARLLPRDCNTPIFDFGTFFQELGEFRARRRRGSPHYTIYLGFGQDLSVVRPKEKNLVLVKLEPWLCRAYLEGVQREGVSSLDSGSLGLCLSSSDSLYDDLEHFLEHFLMEWGSPPRADPGPFGVQ, from the exons ATGGCCGTGGCTCAGGACAG TGGGGCCCCGCGCGTGCTCTTCGGAGACTGGCTTCTGGCCGAGGTCAGCAGCGGCCGCTATGAGGGGCTACGGTGGCTGGACGCTGCCCGAACGCGCTTCCGCGTGCCCTGGAAGCACTTCGCGCGAAAGGACCTGGGTGAAGCAGATTCGCGCATCTTTAAG GCCTGGGCCGTGGCCCGCGGCAGGTGGCCGCCCTGCAGCAGCGGTGCCAGGTCAACCAACGAGGATGCGCTCCGAGCCTCCTGGAAAACCAACTTCCGCTGCGCCCTGCGCAGCACTGGGCGCTTCGTGATGTTGCAAGACAACTCAGCTGACCCTACTGACCCGCATAAGGTGTACATGATCAGCCCTGAGCTGGGGTGCAGAG ACCCAGGCGTTAACCAGGGGGAGGACAAAGCCCTTGAAGATACCCCACTCACAAGG GATGGGCTTCTTGGGCCATGCCAGGCAGCAGATACTGGTGAGAGGCCAGGGCATGAACTGGCCTGGCTAAGCCCTGAGCCCTGCACTGCAAACCCAGGTGAGCATGCTGGGGACCTCTTGCTCCAGGCTTTGCAGGAGAGCTCCCTGGAGGACCATCTGTTGAAAGCTGTATTGGGCGCGGATCCGATCCCCCTAGAGGCTCCTG CTGCAGGGCCCcccctggccccagagcccaggcAGCTCCCAGACGTGGAGCTTGGCACCACACCCTCCTCTGGTGCCTGCACCCCAATGGCAGGTGAGCACCCGGCTGGTCCCAGGTGCTCCCAGGTCTGTCTGCACAAAGAGCCCAGCCTAGGGGCCCTGGACTTGACCATCATGTACAAGGGCCGAACAGTGCTGCAGGAGGTGGTGGGGCGCCCAGGCTGTGTGCTCCTATACGGCTCCCCTAGCCTGGCTGCTGAGGCTGCAGAGCCCCAGCGTGTGGCCTTCCCCAGCCCTGCTGAGCTGCCCGACCAGAAGCAGCTGCACTACACAGAGAAGCTGCTGCAGCACGTGGCCCCTGGCCTGCAGCTGGAGCTCCGGGGGCCCTGGCTGTGGGCCCGGCGCCAGGGGAAATGCAAGGTCTACTGGGAAGTGGGTGGGCCCCTGGGCTCTgccagcccctccaccccagcccgcCTGCTGCCCCGAGACTGCAACACACCCATCTTTGACTTCGGCACCTTCTTTCAAG AGCTGGGGGAGTTCCGTGCCCGCCGGCGCCGAGGCTCCCCACACTACACCATCTACCTGGGCTTTGGCCAGGACCTGTCAGTGGTGAGGCCCAAGGAGAAGAACCTGGTCCTCGTGAAG CTGGAGCCGTGGCTGTGCCGGGCATACCTGGAGGGCGTGCAGCGTGAAGGCGTGTCCTCCCTGGACAgcggcagcctcggtctctgccTGTCCAGCTCTGACAGCCTCTACGACGACCTAGAGCACTTCCTGGAGCACTTCTTGATGGAGTGGGGCAGCCCGCCTAGGGCGGACCCCGGCCCCTTCGGGGTCCAGTAG